The DNA window GCAGCAGTGGCACATCCGCTACAACTCCGACGCCGGCTCGCTGGCCAAGGAGGAGGGTTTCGAGGAGTGGTACGAGGCATTCGCCGCCCACCACTCGGACCGCGGCCATACCGGCTCGCTGCCGGTTGCCTACAGCTACACCGACGTGCCGGTGACCGATCCGTACGTGCTCAAGGACGACAGCCCCGGCGTCCAGTACTGGGAACGCAACCCGTTCTACTGGAAGATCGACACGGCCGGGAATCAGCTTCCCTATATCGACGGCGTGCAGCGCTCCAAGTTCACCAAGCCGGACGAGAACATCCCGGCGCTGGCGATGGCCGGCGAGATCGACGTGCAGTTGCTGTTTACCGAGCTGGCCGACTTTCCGGTCTACAAGCAGAACGAGGACTCCGGCGACTACCGGGTGTACCTGTGGGATGACACGGCGAGCTCGTTCGCCGGCGGCGTCGCCTTCAACTACACGCACAAGGACCCGGTGCTGCGCGAGATCTTCAACGACGTCCGGTTCCGCCAGGCGATGTCGCTGGCGATCGACCGCGAGGAGGTCAGCAAGACGCTGTTCTTCGGACGCTCGAAGCCGTTCAACTCGCCGGCCTCCAGTACCTGGACCGGGTTCGAAGACTGGATGGCGACCTACTACGCGGAACACGACCCCGACCGCGCCAACGAGCTCCTCGACGAGATGGGGCTGACGCGCGGCGACGACGGCAAGCGGATGCGCCCGGACGGCAAGCCGCTGGTGATTGACGGCACCCATCCGGCGCTCGACTACCTGCCCTACTTCGACGACCTGATGACGCTGCTGGCGCGCTACTGGACCGCACTCGGTATCGGCTTCGAGCCCAAGGCGATCGCCTACGCGCTGTGGAAGGAGCTGGGCGAGGCCAACGAGCTGGACGCCGGCTTCTGGTCGTCGGACGGCGGCGGCGAGGTGCTCGGCCACTCCCGCTACCCGATTCGCCTGCGGCCGCCCTGGCACTGGTATCACTGCTGTCCGCAGTCCTCCTACCCGTGGGCGCAGTGGCACTTCACGCAGGGCAAGGAGGGGGAAGAGCCGCCGGACGAGATCAAGGCGCTGTTCGACCTGTCGGAGCAGTGGCTGAAGGAGCAGAAGGGTACGGCGCGCTACGCCGAGCTGGCCAACGAGCTGATCACCCGCAACGTGGAGGGGCTGTACTACATCGGCACGGTCACGCCGCCGCCGCGGGTGGTGATCGTCAACAACCGCATCGGCAACATGTACGCCGAGGGCGGCTTCACCGGCCTCGGCTTCTCCGACGGGTACCTGTACGACACGCTCTACATCAAGCAATAGCTTACGCAATTGCTTTTGCAGTAGCCCAGGCGCCGACAGGCGCCAGTGATCGCTTCAGCCGGAGGGCGTGACTTCAGAGGGGGCCTGGCCGCGAGGTCGGGCTCCCCGCAACCAAAGAGCCGATGACCGGTTACCTGCTGCGCCGCGTGCTCTACATGTTGCTGCTGTTGTGGGTGCTGACGGTGGTGTCCTTCGTGATCATCCAGTTGCCGCGCGGCGACTACGTGACCACGGTAGCCCTGCGCCTGGCCAGCAGCGGGGAGGACGTGGACCAGCAACTGCTCGACAACCTGCGCCGCCGCTACGGGCTCGACCGCCCGGTGCACGTCCAGTACCTGAAGTGGTTCTT is part of the Spirochaetaceae bacterium genome and encodes:
- a CDS encoding ABC transporter substrate-binding protein, producing MGRGLAVIVTLGLALAAMPALAAGTEESAAAQGALMAGTPVTGEPYVDHIFASPADYESATGNAITQFGEAPMLAALVAEGQLPPVEERIPQDAQVVRPLNEIGQYGGVINAAGPEFEPGEFVEDLQQAVAKWPPDGSVFIPNLVRGWELSADATVFTLQLRRGMKWSDGEDADADDYLFFYEAILADEEVSGFTPEPRGRYKPGGELMQAQKLDQYTVRYTFAEPFLAATESWAQSRPLAPQHYLQQWHIRYNSDAGSLAKEEGFEEWYEAFAAHHSDRGHTGSLPVAYSYTDVPVTDPYVLKDDSPGVQYWERNPFYWKIDTAGNQLPYIDGVQRSKFTKPDENIPALAMAGEIDVQLLFTELADFPVYKQNEDSGDYRVYLWDDTASSFAGGVAFNYTHKDPVLREIFNDVRFRQAMSLAIDREEVSKTLFFGRSKPFNSPASSTWTGFEDWMATYYAEHDPDRANELLDEMGLTRGDDGKRMRPDGKPLVIDGTHPALDYLPYFDDLMTLLARYWTALGIGFEPKAIAYALWKELGEANELDAGFWSSDGGGEVLGHSRYPIRLRPPWHWYHCCPQSSYPWAQWHFTQGKEGEEPPDEIKALFDLSEQWLKEQKGTARYAELANELITRNVEGLYYIGTVTPPPRVVIVNNRIGNMYAEGGFTGLGFSDGYLYDTLYIKQ